CCGGCGACACTGACCGCGTTCGTCAGGCCAGATACGGCCACAGGAATGTTGCTATTCGTGGTCGTGCCGTTCCCCAACTGCCCATAATTGTTGTAGCCCCAGCTGCTCACCGTGCCATCCACCTTCACTGCCAGACTGTGATAGTTGCCAGCTGCGACGCTAACCGCGTTCGTCAGACCAGTCACGGCCACAGGAATGGTGCTAGTCGTGGTCGTGCCGTTTCCTAACTGCCCAACCGGGTTGAACCCCCAGCTGCTCACCGTGCCGTCCGCCTTCAACGCCAGACTGTGATAGTTGCCAGCTGCGACGCTGACCGCATTCGTCAGGCCAGACACCGTCACAGGCGTGCTGCTGTTGATGGTCGTGCCGTTCCCCAACTCTCCGTCACCGTTGAACCCCCAGCTGCTGACCGTGCCGTCCGCTTTCAGTGCTAGATTGGAAATGTTGCCAGCCGCGACGCTGACCACGTCCGTCAGGCCAGACACGTCCACAGGCGTGCTGCTGTCCGTGGTCGTGCCGTTCCCCAACTGCCCATAATAGTTGTAGCCCCAGCTGCTCACCGTGCCGTCTGCCCGCAATGCCAGACTGTGAAATCTGCCAGCCGAGACACTGATCACGTTCGTCAGGCCAGACACGGCCACAGGCGTGGTGCTGTTGGTGGTCGTGCCGTTCCCCAACTGCCCAACTGCGTTGTAGCCCCAGCTGCTCACCGTGCCGTCCGCCTTCAACGCCAGACTGTGAAGGTAACCGCCAGCGACGCTGACCGCGTTCGTCAGGCCAGACACGGCCCCAGGCGTGCTGCTATTGGTGGTCGTGCCGTTCCCCAACTGCCCGTAATTGTTGTAGCCCCAGCTGCTGACCGTGCTGTCCACCTTCACTGCCAGATTGTGAGCGTAACCGCTAGCGAGGGGCATGCGTGCTGGCGTGGTGCCGTTGACTAGCTGGCTGAGCAACAGCGTTCCTGTGCCAGCGTCTGTCGGGCAGCTGCTGCCTTTGAATACCTGTAAAGTGTGTGCGCCGAGCGACTCCATGGTCACCCGGTACCGATTCGGAAAGCTTGCCGTGCTGATGTTGCTCACTCTGGCCCCGTCGAAGCTGCACAGCACCGAGGCGATGCTCGTTCCATTTCGGTCGACATTCTTCACGTCGTAGTACGCTGGCAGGCTATCCGTGCCGATGGTCGGGAACTGCACGTAGTTCCCGAAGCTCTTCGTTGTGCTGTTGTACTGCTGCACGGCGGAGGTGAGCGAGGTGCCGTCCTGCACCCCGATGAAATTCAGGTTGAAGTTGAACGGGTTGTTCTTCGGATTCGCGTCAGCTGGCAGGTCCACCGCGAACGTCACCACCGCCGTGCCACCGGGGGCAAGTTGAGAGGCGACCTGCCAGCCGTACGGCTTGACACTGCTGACACCCTGTCCAGTGGTGTCCACGCCGCTGGTGTCCAGGCCAGTCACGAACGGGCTCGATCCGGCGTCCGTCACCGCCTGCCCAGTGGCGCCGCTGAAGTTCTGACCTTGCACCGGGTTGAGGCTGCTAGCCTTGCTGGAGGCGTCGGAGCCGTCGAAGTACGTGACCCTGCTGAACACGGTGCTGCCACCGGTCGGGATGGCTGGCACGAACTTCAGGCTGTTGAGTGTCAGACCGGTGTTGTTGGTGACCTTGAAGGTTGCCTGCACATGGCGGATGCCGGTCGCCTTGACGACGAAGGTCGCGGATCCGAGGCCGTCGAAGGTAAACCCACCGCCCGCTGATTCAGGAACGTCGAAGAGGCTCTGCGATCGGAGAGGGGCAGCGAGTTGGGCGCTGGCGGCGAAGTCGCCCGTCCCGACGTTCTGGAAGGAAACCTGATACACCCCAGCAGGTGAGAGGGTACTGCCGACCGGAGTGGACGCGGTGGGCTGGGTGGTGAGGCTTTGCTGGGCGCAAGCGCCCAGCAGCAGGGCCGGGAGGAGCAGGAGGGAGAGAGCGGACCTGCGCCGCATCAGTTGCCTCCGTCGCTGGGGCCGGTCGGATTGAAGATGCCACGACTGCCGGGTCCGATCGGGATGGAGAGGATCAGCGTGACCGCACGCCACGCGCCCAGTGGGATCAGTCGAGGCGGGATGTATGGGAGATGAACGACAGGAGCAGCAGTAGTGTGTGGGGGCAGAGACATGGAAACCTCGACAAGGCGATGAAGGGGCAATGGAGAAAACCTCCGGAAGCAACAACGGTCCTGTTCACCGAGCGGGGAACCTGAACCTTGCCGCCCGCCTCTGAGGCACTCTGGGCCTTCAGGCGTTATCGGAGCGGGAACTGATCGGAGCGTCAACGTTGCCAAGAGATCTCGACAACCATCGACCAATCCCAAGCGTAGCGAGCAGGAGGGTGAGGTGTCACCCTGCAAATGGGTGGTGACCTGCGGGGTCACCGATTCGACCGCCCAGCTGAAGATGGCTCGTTCATCTCCTCTTGGCCTCTCCCGATGACCATCCTCGACTTTCTGAATTCGTAACAACTCGGCGCGATGCTCGAAGTGCTGAATCGTCGGGCCTTACGGGATACTTCCGATGGCCATGTGACGGGCTGATCCCGTGTATCGGATGATTCCTGTGGTTTGAGGGACCTGTCTTTGCTACTGAAGGCCAGGAAGGCTACCCAGCTGGTTGAGAGGATGAGCAGCACGCCCATCAGTGGATGTTGATCGGTGGTGCCAACAAACAAACACACGAACGCCCGGCATGTCTAGAAGGGCTTTTGTGGCGTCGAGCTGTGGAGTGGGCAACCAGGTGTTGATGATCCAGAGGGCAAGGCCGCCGAATTCAAGGAACGCCAGCAGGCTGGCGGCCAAGGCGACAAACTTATGCGTCATGGGGGGTGCCTTCGAGCTGGCTCGGGTTGCTGAGCAAGGGATGGAGTTCATTGGGCGCGAGCACGGCGAGGGCGTGGACGCCTCTGCTCAAGCTCACGTACAGCAGGTGGGTTTCGAACTCGGTCGCCGGATCATACGTCGCCGCATCCGCTCCACAGACAATCGCCGCATCAAACTCCAAGCCTTTCGCCAAGGCTGCTGCTTA
The Deinococcus sp. KNUC1210 genome window above contains:
- a CDS encoding ATP-binding domain-containing protein; translation: MAKGLEFDAAIVCGADAATYDPATEFETHLLYVSLSRGVHALAVLAPNELHPLLSNPSQLEGTPHDA